A region from the Schistocerca serialis cubense isolate TAMUIC-IGC-003099 chromosome 1, iqSchSeri2.2, whole genome shotgun sequence genome encodes:
- the LOC126472639 gene encoding nucleolysin TIAR, with protein MSRPMSDESHPRTLYVGNLDASVSEDLLCALFSQIGPVKGCKIIREPGNDPYAFLEFTNHQGAATALAAMNKRLFLDKEMKVNWATSPGNQPKQDTSNHHHIFVGDLSPEIETHTLREAFAPFGEISNCRIVRDPQTLKSKGYAFVSFVKRAEAENAIAAMNGQWLGSRSIRTNWSTRKPPPPRNERPRHANNKLHTFDEVYNQSSPTNCTVYCGGFSSGITEELMQKTFSPFGTIQDIRVFKDKGYAFIRFSTKESAAHAIEAIHNTEINGQTVKCFWGKESGDPNHAQAGMGQPAAGGAQYPYTYGQQMGYWYPQSYQAAAQMQGQYLQGMQPGYPYGGGQFGYSQGYMTAGRMGVQLPTATWQGVPAQPPVPPQQMPQGTAMQQPGAGMVAYTMQQFPTQ; from the coding sequence ATGTCAAGACCGATGAGTGACGAAAGTCATCCTCGGACCTTGTACGTCGGTAATCTGGACGCTTCCGTGTCAGAAGACCTGCTATGTGCCTTGTTCTCTCAGATCGGTCCCGTCAAAGGCTGCAAAATCATTCGTGAGCCCGGAAATGACCCTTACGCATTTCTGGAGTTTACGAATCATCAAGGGGCTGCTACAGCCCTTGCTGCTATGAACAAGAGGCTATTTCTGGACAAGGAAATGAAGGTAAACTGGGCGACATCTCCAGGTAATCAACCTAAACAAGACACTAGTAATCATCATCACATTTTTGTAGGGGATCTGAGTCCTGAAATTGAAACACACACACTTCGGGAAGCTTTCGCGCCATTTGGAGAAATCTCTAATTGCAGAATTGTTAGAGATCCGCAAACTTTAAAATCTAAAGGTTATgcgtttgtttcatttgtgaaaagAGCAGAAGCAGAAAATGCAATCGCGGCGATGAATGGTCAGTGGTTAGGAAGCCGCAGCATTAGAACAAATTGGTCTACAAGAAAACCTCCACCTCCTAGAAACGAAAGGCCGCGTCATGCGAATAATAAATTGCACACATTTGATGAAGTGTACAACCAGTCAAGTCCAACTAATTGTACAGTCTACTGTGGAGGTTTCAGTAGTGGTATAACAGAAGAACTCATGCAGAAAACTTTCTCACCATTTGGAACGATACAAGATATTAGAGTTTTCAAGGACAAGGGATATGCTTTCATCAGATTCTCAACTAAAGAATCAGCAGCACATGCCATTGAGGCCATTCACAATACAGAAATCAATGGTCAGACAGTTAAGTGTTTCTGGGGAAAGGAAAGTGGTGATCCAAATCATGCTCAGGCTGGAATGGGCCAGCCAGCAGCAGGTGGAGCACAGTATCCATATACTTATGGTCAGCAAATGGGTTATTGGTATCCACAGAGTTACCAAGCAGCTGCACAAATGCAGGGACAGTATCTTCAAGGAATGCAACCGGGTTATCCATATGGTGGTGGGCAGTTTGGCTATAGCCAAGGCTACATGACAGCAGGCAGAATGGGTGTGCAACTACCGACAGCTACTTGGCAGGGAGTTCCAGCTCAGCCACCAGTCCCTCCTCAACAAATGCCTCAAGGAACTGCTATGCAACAGCCTGGAGCTGGCATGGTGGCATACACAATGCAGCAGTTCCCAACGCAGTGA